The Candidatus Paracaedibacteraceae bacterium genome has a segment encoding these proteins:
- a CDS encoding replicative DNA helicase has translation MSVEIVPFQQNTALAVKNDDAPPYNLEAEQGILGVLLLDNSMMERVGDYLKPFHFADAIHGKIFEGICRFIERGQIADPITLKDYFDRDKALEPVGGAAYLVDLANSVMSMSSAADYGKVIYDLYLRRELQKIGQDICENVKTYEFDTTAVNQIEHAEKQLFDLATKGQTSGGLLPFSLAITEALHTAEMAFKRDSHIVGVTTGLIDMDKYLGGLHPSDLLILAGRPSMGKTTLATNIAFNAAKAVLENDPNGAPVAFFSLEMSSEQLASRILASEAAVSGDKIRRGDIQADDFPRFVEVTRTLQELPLFIDDTPGVTVNAIRNRCRRLKRQHGLGLIVIDYLQLIEAGGIKRGGDNRTQEISDISRGLKSIAKELDVPVIALSQLSRQVEQREDKRPQLSDLRESGSIEQDADVVMFVYREEYYLERRRPPEGTDKYLQWQEEMNKVYKQAEVIIAKQRHGPVGTLKLYFDGSLTKFGNLTENYM, from the coding sequence ATGTCAGTAGAAATTGTTCCGTTTCAACAAAACACAGCGCTTGCTGTGAAGAATGATGATGCCCCTCCGTATAACTTAGAGGCGGAGCAGGGGATTCTGGGTGTTTTGTTGCTTGATAATAGTATGATGGAACGGGTTGGGGACTACCTTAAACCGTTTCATTTTGCCGATGCAATTCACGGGAAAATATTCGAAGGTATTTGTCGATTTATTGAACGCGGACAAATTGCAGACCCCATTACTTTAAAGGATTATTTTGATCGGGATAAGGCTTTGGAGCCTGTAGGTGGGGCGGCTTATCTGGTTGATCTGGCCAATTCTGTGATGTCCATGAGTAGTGCGGCCGATTATGGTAAAGTCATTTATGATCTATATTTGCGCCGTGAATTACAAAAAATCGGCCAAGATATTTGTGAAAATGTCAAAACCTATGAGTTTGATACCACAGCCGTCAACCAGATTGAGCATGCTGAAAAGCAACTGTTTGATTTGGCAACAAAGGGTCAGACCAGTGGCGGATTGCTGCCGTTTAGCCTGGCTATCACGGAGGCGTTGCACACAGCTGAAATGGCGTTCAAGCGTGATTCTCATATCGTTGGCGTCACAACAGGCTTGATTGATATGGACAAGTACCTGGGTGGGTTGCACCCGTCTGACTTATTAATCCTCGCCGGTCGTCCGTCCATGGGTAAAACAACGTTGGCAACGAACATTGCCTTTAACGCGGCTAAGGCTGTTCTTGAAAATGACCCGAACGGGGCGCCGGTTGCGTTTTTCTCGCTCGAAATGTCGTCTGAACAGTTGGCGTCACGTATTTTGGCATCCGAGGCAGCCGTATCCGGTGATAAAATTCGTCGCGGTGATATTCAGGCCGATGATTTCCCCAGATTTGTTGAGGTAACACGCACCCTACAGGAACTGCCGCTCTTTATTGACGACACCCCTGGTGTGACGGTGAATGCGATTCGTAATCGCTGTCGCCGCCTAAAGCGCCAGCATGGCTTAGGTCTAATTGTGATCGACTATTTGCAGTTGATTGAGGCTGGTGGAATTAAACGAGGCGGGGACAACCGAACTCAGGAAATCTCTGATATTTCGCGTGGCCTAAAATCTATCGCTAAGGAATTGGACGTTCCGGTTATTGCATTGTCCCAGCTGTCGCGTCAGGTGGAACAACGTGAGGACAAGCGCCCGCAGCTGTCAGACTTGCGTGAATCCGGATCTATTGAGCAAGATGCGGACGTTGTGATGTTCGTATACCGTGAGGAATACTACCTTGAGCGTCGCCGCCCACCAGAAGGCACAGATAAGTATTTGCAATGGCAAGAAGAAATGAATAAAGTTTATAAACAAGCCGAAGTTATTATTGCCAAGCAACGTCATGGTCCAGTTGGAACTTTAAAACTCTATTTCGATGGATCTTTGACCAAGTTTGGCAATTTAACAGAAAATTATATGTAA
- the lepB gene encoding signal peptidase I yields the protein MKERIINEIKGTLGALAIALLIRTFLFQPFVIPSGSMYPTLMIGDFLFVTKYTYGYSNYSFPFAPPLFDGRIMENEKPTLGQVAVFRAPIGKTESILKRMTIYYDDSMDYIKRVVGLPGDKVQVKDGILHINGEACKLERLDDYTLRDPRDDSVTVYNRFKETMPNGKTHEILMLYPAGVYPADNTPEYTVPDGHYFVMGDNRHRSQDSRYMKELGFIPEDHFLGPARLVFFSTDARWYDVLAWIPGIRLNRIMTEIH from the coding sequence ATGAAAGAACGTATTATTAACGAAATCAAAGGGACGCTCGGTGCATTGGCTATTGCCTTGCTTATTCGGACGTTTCTATTTCAACCCTTTGTTATTCCATCCGGATCCATGTATCCGACATTAATGATTGGCGACTTTTTATTTGTCACAAAGTATACCTATGGTTATAGCAACTATTCATTTCCATTTGCGCCACCGCTATTTGATGGCAGGATCATGGAAAATGAAAAGCCCACTTTGGGGCAAGTTGCGGTCTTTCGCGCTCCGATTGGTAAAACTGAGAGTATTTTAAAGCGTATGACCATTTATTACGATGATTCTATGGATTATATTAAACGGGTCGTTGGTCTGCCCGGGGATAAAGTTCAAGTTAAGGATGGTATTCTCCATATTAACGGGGAAGCTTGTAAATTAGAACGTTTGGATGATTATACGTTACGCGATCCGCGAGATGATTCTGTGACTGTTTATAACCGATTTAAGGAAACTATGCCCAATGGTAAAACCCATGAGATCTTGATGTTATATCCTGCGGGTGTTTATCCGGCGGATAACACCCCAGAGTATACGGTTCCTGATGGTCATTACTTCGTGATGGGGGATAACCGTCATCGCTCACAAGATAGTCGATATATGAAAGAACTCGGGTTTATTCCTGAAGACCATTTCTTAGGGCCGGCTCGCCTGGTGTTTTTTTCTACCGATGCTCGTTGGTATGATGTTTTAGCTTGGATTCCCGGAATTCGCCTGAACCGCATTATGACTGAGATTCACTAA